A window of Blastomonas sp. SL216 contains these coding sequences:
- the queA gene encoding tRNA preQ1(34) S-adenosylmethionine ribosyltransferase-isomerase QueA, producing MRVDEFDFDLPQERIALRPVRPRDAARMLHVHGGELKDASVRDLPRLLNPGDCLVFNDTRVIPAQLEGMKLGGEARIGATLHKRIDLRRWQAFVRNAKRLRVGDVVDFGAGVLADVEARGDDGSLVFAFQGDEPVELLLERAGTMPLPPYIASKREIDAADRDDYQTRFAQKDGAVAAPTASLHFTDRLMGELAEAGIEHAMLTLHVGAGTFLPVKADDTQDHQMHAEWGRIDAATADRLNAVRARGNRVIAVGTTVLRLIESAADDANIIRPFEGDTAIFITPGYRFKGIDGLMTNFHLPRSTLFMLVSALMGLDVMRAAYAHAIASEYRFYSYGDSSLLLP from the coding sequence TGCGGCCAGGATGCTCCATGTGCACGGCGGCGAGCTGAAGGATGCTTCGGTGCGCGATCTGCCGCGCCTGCTCAACCCCGGCGACTGCCTGGTGTTCAACGATACCCGCGTGATCCCCGCGCAGCTGGAGGGGATGAAGCTGGGCGGCGAGGCGCGGATCGGCGCGACGCTGCACAAGCGCATCGACTTGCGGCGCTGGCAGGCCTTTGTGCGCAATGCCAAGCGGCTGCGGGTCGGCGATGTCGTGGATTTCGGCGCGGGCGTGCTGGCCGATGTCGAGGCGCGCGGTGACGATGGCTCACTGGTCTTCGCATTCCAGGGCGACGAGCCGGTCGAACTGCTGCTGGAGCGCGCGGGCACCATGCCGCTGCCGCCCTATATCGCCAGCAAGCGCGAGATCGATGCCGCCGATCGCGACGATTACCAGACCCGCTTTGCGCAAAAGGACGGCGCGGTCGCTGCCCCCACTGCGTCGCTGCACTTTACCGACCGGTTGATGGGTGAACTTGCCGAAGCCGGGATCGAGCATGCCATGCTGACGTTGCACGTCGGTGCGGGCACCTTCCTGCCGGTCAAGGCGGATGACACGCAGGACCACCAGATGCACGCCGAATGGGGCCGCATCGATGCTGCGACTGCCGATCGCCTCAACGCCGTGCGCGCACGCGGCAACCGGGTGATCGCGGTGGGGACGACGGTGCTGCGCCTGATCGAGAGCGCCGCCGATGACGCCAATATCATCCGCCCGTTCGAGGGTGATACCGCGATCTTCATCACGCCCGGCTATCGCTTCAAGGGGATCGACGGGCTGATGACCAATTTCCACCTGCCGCGCTCGACACTGTTCATGCTGGTCTCGGCGCTGATGGGGCTGGATGTCATGCGCGCGGCCTATGCGCACGCCATTGCCAGCGAGTACCGCTTCTATTCCTACGGCGATTCCTCGCTGCTGTTGCCGTGA